The genomic interval AGTACGGCATCCAGGCGCTCGCGCCGGCGTACGTCACCAACCGCCAGATCGAGGCCGCGCGTATCGCCATGACCCGCTACATGAAGCGCGGCGGCAAGGTGTTCATCAACATCTACCCCGATCGACCGCTCACCAAGAAGCCTGCCGAGGTCCGCATGGGCTCGGGCAAGGGCTCCGTGGAGTGGTGGGTCGCCAACGTCAAGCCGGGCCGCGTCATGTTCGAGGTCGCCGGAGTGTCCGATGAGGTGGCTCGTGAGGCGCTGCGCCTGGCAGCGCACAAGCTGCCGATGAAGTGCCGCATCCTGAGCCGAGAGGGTGGTGACATCTGATGGCAGCGACCAAGCTCACCGCCGAGGAGCTCGACAAGCTGGACGACCAGAAGCTGGCCG from Brachybacterium kimchii carries:
- the rplP gene encoding 50S ribosomal protein L16; translated protein: MLIPRRTKHRKQHHPTRSGMSKGGNDLAFGEYGIQALAPAYVTNRQIEAARIAMTRYMKRGGKVFINIYPDRPLTKKPAEVRMGSGKGSVEWWVANVKPGRVMFEVAGVSDEVAREALRLAAHKLPMKCRILSREGGDI